Proteins encoded within one genomic window of Ursus arctos isolate Adak ecotype North America unplaced genomic scaffold, UrsArc2.0 scaffold_7, whole genome shotgun sequence:
- the IKZF5 gene encoding zinc finger protein Pegasus, whose protein sequence is MGEKKPEPLDFVKDFQEYLTQQTHHVNMISGSVSGDKEAEALQGAGTDGDQNGLDHPSVEVSLDENSGMLVDGFERTFDGKLKCRYCNYASKGTARLIEHIRIHTGEKPHRCHLCPFASAYERHLEAHMRSHTGEKPYKCELCSFRCSDRSNLSHHRRRKHKMVPIKGTRSSLSSKKMWGVLQKKTSNLGYSRRALINLSPPSMVVQKPDYLNDFTHEIPNIQTDSYESMAKTTSTGGLPRDPQELMVDNPLNQLSTLAGQLSSLPPENPNPASPDVVPCPDEKPFMMQQPSAQAVVAAVSASIPQSSSPTSPEPRPSHSQRNYSPVAGPSSEPSAHTSTPSIGNSQPSTPAPTLPVQDPQLLHHCQHCDMYFADNILYTIHMGCHGYENPFQCNICGCKCKNKYDFACHFARGQHNQH, encoded by the exons ATGGGTGAAAAGAAACCAGAACCTTTGGACTTCGTGAAAGATTTCCAGGAATATCTGACTCAGCAGACTCATCATGTGAACATGATTTCTGGATCAGTTAGTGGGGACAAAGAAGCAGAGGCTCTTCAGGGAG CTGGAACAGATGGTGATCAAAATGGACTCGATCACCCATCTGTTGAAGTTTCCTTGGATGAAAACTCAGGAATGTTAGTAGACGGGTTTGAAAGGACCTTTGATGGGAAGCTCAAGTGTCGGTACTGCAACTATGCCAGCAAAGGAACAGCCCGGCTTATTGAACATATTAGAATCCACACAG gtGAGAAACCTCATAGATGTCACTTATGTCCATTCGCATCTGCTTACGAGCGCCATCTGGAAGCCCACATGCGTTCCCATACAGGAGAAAAACCATACAAATGCGAATTATGTTCCTTCCGCTGCAGTGATCGAAGTAACCTGTCCCATCATCGAAGGCGCAAGCATAAAATGGTACCAATTAAAGGTACTAGGTCTTCCTTAAGCAGCAAGAAAATGTGGGGAgttttacagaagaaaacaagCAATCTGGGCTATAGCAGAAGAGCATTAATTAACTTAAGTCCACCTTCCATGGTGGTTCAGAAGCCAGACTACCTTAACGATTTTACCCATGAAATCCCAAATATCCAGACTGACTCCTATGAAAGTATGGCAAAAACCACATCAACTGGTGGCCTACCACGGGACCCCCAAGAACTCATGGTTGACAACCCTTTGAATCAGCTCTCAACTCTGGCGGGACAGTTGTCTAGTTTGCCACCGGAAAACCCAAACCCTGCATCTCCTGATGTCGTGCCCTGCCCCGACGAGAAGCCTTTCATGATGCAGCAGCCCTCGGCCCAAGCAGTGGTTGCTGCCGTGTCAGCGAGTATTCCTCAGAGCTCCTCTCCCACAAGCCCTGAACCTCGGCCGTCACATAGTCAGAGGAACTATAGTCCGGTGGCAGGTCCGAGCAGTGAACCAAGTGCCCACACGAGTACTCCCAGCATAGGAAACAGCCAGCCGAGCACTCCAGCTCCGACCCTGCCGGTCCAGGACCCGCAGCTTCTGCACCACTGCCAGCACTGTGACATGTACTTTGCCGACAATATCCTTTACACTATTCACATGGGATGTCATGGGTATGAAAATCCTTTTCAGTGTAACATATGTGGTTGCAAATGTAAAAACAAGTATGATTTTGCCTGTCATTTTGCAAGGGGTCAGCATAACCAACACTGA